One region of Peromyscus eremicus chromosome 4, PerEre_H2_v1, whole genome shotgun sequence genomic DNA includes:
- the Spef1 gene encoding sperm flagellar protein 1 isoform X1, translating into MASGVDEEALHQLYLWVDNIPLSRPKRNLSRDFSDGVLVAELIKFYFPKMVEMHNYVPANSLQQKLSNWGTLNRKVLNKLNFSVPDDVMRKIAQCSPGVVELVLIPLRQRLEERQRRQKLAASSLQELAPQDGSGYMDMGLPQKTRGDGAPALGGEQSRGGRPLAPRPPGYNQALQGDPSFVLQIAEKEQELLASQETVQVLQMKVKRLEHLLQLKNVRIDDLSRRLQQAERKQRRKDHFPQPRKPVRTHSMTSQTVSTLKLPALGLERRSSGSLLLSSEDSLISIRANSPWPRTREKLSPEATGFSCPSWVFTWDPSQGWRPQQLERKG; encoded by the exons ATGGCAAGCGGCGTGGATGAAGAGGCTCTGCACCAGCTGTACCTGTGGGTAGACAACATCCCTCTGTCCCGACCCAAGAGAAACCTCTCCCGGGACTTCAGTGACGGAG TCCTGGTTGCAGAGCTGATCAAGTTTTACTTCCCCAAGATGGTGGAGATGCACAATTATGTCCCTGCCAACTCTCTCCAGCAGAAGCTCAGCAACTGGGGTACCCTGAACAG AAAGGTGCTGAACAAGCTGAACTTCTCGGTCCCCGACGATGTGATGCGGAAGATTGCGCAGTGTTCTCCCGGTGTGGTGGAGCTGGTGCTCATCCCGTTGAGGCAACGCCTGGAGGAGCGGCAGAGGCGCCAGAAGCTGGCTGCTAGCTCCTTACAG GAGCTGGCTCCTCAGGATGGCAGTGGCTACATGGACATGG GTTTGCCCCAGAAGACTCGAGGAGACGGTGCCCCAGCCCTGGGAGGAGAGCAGTCCAG AGGGGGCCGGCCGCTGGCGCCTCGACCCCCTGGGTATAACCAGGCGCTGCAGGGCGATCCGAGCTTCGTCCTTCAGATCGCTGAAAAGGAGCAGGAGCTGTTGGCCTCTCAAGAGACAGTGCAG GTCCTGCAGATGAAGGTGAAGCGTCTGGAACACCTGCTCCAACTCAAGAACGTGCGCATCGACGACCTCTCCCGGAGGCTCCAGCAGGCCGAGCGCAAGCAGCG GAGAAAAGACCACTTTCCACAGCCCAGAAAACCTGTACGGACACACAGCATGACCTCCCAAACGGTGTCCACTTTGAAGCTCCCGGCGCTGGGCCTGGAGAGGCGGTCCTCTGGTTCGCTCCTTCTCAGCTCGGAGGATAGCCTCATCTCCATCCGTGCTAATTCTCCATGGCCTCGGACACGCGAGAAGCTATCCCCGGAAGCTACGGGATTCTCTTGCCCCTCCTGGGTGTTTACATGGGACCCATCTCAGGGCTGGAGACCACAGCAGCTGGAGAGGAAGGGATAA
- the Spef1 gene encoding sperm flagellar protein 1 isoform X2 — protein sequence MASGVDEEALHQLYLWVDNIPLSRPKRNLSRDFSDGVLVAELIKFYFPKMVEMHNYVPANSLQQKLSNWGTLNRKVLNKLNFSVPDDVMRKIAQCSPGVVELVLIPLRQRLEERQRRQKLAASSLQELAPQDGSGYMDMGLPQKTRGDGAPALGGEQSRGGRPLAPRPPGYNQALQGDPSFVLQIAEKEQELLASQETVQVLQMKVKRLEHLLQLKNVRIDDLSRRLQQAERKQR from the exons ATGGCAAGCGGCGTGGATGAAGAGGCTCTGCACCAGCTGTACCTGTGGGTAGACAACATCCCTCTGTCCCGACCCAAGAGAAACCTCTCCCGGGACTTCAGTGACGGAG TCCTGGTTGCAGAGCTGATCAAGTTTTACTTCCCCAAGATGGTGGAGATGCACAATTATGTCCCTGCCAACTCTCTCCAGCAGAAGCTCAGCAACTGGGGTACCCTGAACAG AAAGGTGCTGAACAAGCTGAACTTCTCGGTCCCCGACGATGTGATGCGGAAGATTGCGCAGTGTTCTCCCGGTGTGGTGGAGCTGGTGCTCATCCCGTTGAGGCAACGCCTGGAGGAGCGGCAGAGGCGCCAGAAGCTGGCTGCTAGCTCCTTACAG GAGCTGGCTCCTCAGGATGGCAGTGGCTACATGGACATGG GTTTGCCCCAGAAGACTCGAGGAGACGGTGCCCCAGCCCTGGGAGGAGAGCAGTCCAG AGGGGGCCGGCCGCTGGCGCCTCGACCCCCTGGGTATAACCAGGCGCTGCAGGGCGATCCGAGCTTCGTCCTTCAGATCGCTGAAAAGGAGCAGGAGCTGTTGGCCTCTCAAGAGACAGTGCAG GTCCTGCAGATGAAGGTGAAGCGTCTGGAACACCTGCTCCAACTCAAGAACGTGCGCATCGACGACCTCTCCCGGAGGCTCCAGCAGGCCGAGCGCAAGCAGCGGTGA